The Methanocella arvoryzae MRE50 genome includes a region encoding these proteins:
- a CDS encoding 30S ribosomal protein S24e, with translation MEIKVLEEKNNPLLQRREVKFSVSHNLGTPSRQEIKNKIAAYLNSKPELVIIERMRSEFGKRETRGYAKIYETEERLKRVENEHIIQRNQKPVPKEEQKE, from the coding sequence ATGGAAATAAAAGTACTGGAAGAAAAGAACAACCCGCTCCTGCAGAGGCGCGAGGTAAAGTTCAGCGTAAGCCACAACCTGGGCACCCCGTCCAGGCAGGAGATCAAGAATAAGATCGCCGCCTACCTGAACTCGAAGCCGGAACTGGTCATCATCGAGCGCATGAGGTCCGAGTTCGGCAAGCGCGAGACCAGGGGCTATGCCAAGATCTACGAGACCGAAGAGCGCCTGAAGCGCGTCGAGAACGAGCACATCATCCAGAGGAACCAGAAGCCTGTTCCGAAGGAAGAGCAGAAGGAGTGA
- a CDS encoding cysteine hydrolase family protein, with the protein MKPALLVIDVQKEFFKNPVTAQSLNDAIEYINAAIELFREKNLPIICVQDIEGDRVPGNDAFDLPESLDILDSDIHIHKTYSNSFTKTPLLETLRKLGVDTVILTGYCAEYCVLSTCRGARDVDLTPILLRNALASGKPENIKFVESINDVISYGALKKVLE; encoded by the coding sequence ATGAAACCCGCCCTCTTAGTCATCGACGTCCAGAAGGAGTTCTTCAAGAACCCGGTCACTGCTCAGTCTCTCAACGACGCCATCGAGTATATCAATGCAGCCATAGAACTTTTCAGAGAGAAAAATCTGCCCATCATCTGCGTCCAGGACATCGAAGGCGACAGAGTTCCCGGTAACGATGCCTTTGACTTACCCGAAAGCCTGGATATTCTCGACTCGGACATCCACATCCACAAGACCTACAGTAACTCGTTCACCAAAACCCCTCTTCTCGAAACCCTGCGCAAGCTCGGCGTCGACACCGTCATCCTCACCGGGTACTGCGCCGAGTACTGTGTATTATCGACGTGCCGGGGCGCCCGGGACGTCGACCTGACGCCGATATTACTACGTAACGCCCTGGCCAGCGGCAAGCCGGAGAACATCAAATTCGTGGAGAGCATAAACGATGTCATCTCCTACGGGGCGTTGAAAAAGGTGCTGGAATAG
- the mptA gene encoding GTP cyclohydrolase MptA, protein MKFVQLPDVQASNPDVMVGLTRVGVTEVKKMVEITRSDKRPIILIPTFDIFVDLPSYRKGANLSRNLEAIDRTLEEALNQPVYRIEDLCVDVAKRLLETHEYASNAEVRMHGEYMMKKKSPKTGLECQEVYDIYADAIVVRGGIIRKTIGAKVIAMTACPCAQEISKETAFKKLAALGVADNVIAEFLDDMPMPTHNQRGVGTIKIESGNDVKVSIEAIIDIIENSMSSQMYELLKREDERYVVHSAHKNPKFVEDCVRTMAKNLVRKFPSLPDDAVITIEQVNEESIHRHNAFAERMATFGELKKEMLSNGPVL, encoded by the coding sequence GTGAAATTCGTGCAACTCCCCGACGTTCAAGCAAGCAATCCGGATGTGATGGTCGGCCTGACACGCGTTGGCGTGACCGAAGTCAAAAAGATGGTGGAGATCACCCGGAGCGACAAGAGACCGATTATTCTGATTCCTACCTTCGACATTTTCGTCGACCTGCCCTCTTATCGAAAGGGCGCGAACCTGTCCAGGAACCTTGAGGCCATAGACCGGACGCTGGAAGAGGCGCTCAACCAGCCGGTGTACCGGATCGAAGACCTGTGCGTAGACGTGGCGAAGCGGCTCCTCGAGACCCATGAGTACGCTTCCAACGCGGAGGTCAGGATGCATGGCGAGTACATGATGAAGAAGAAGTCGCCGAAGACCGGCCTCGAATGCCAGGAAGTCTACGACATCTACGCCGATGCCATCGTAGTCCGGGGCGGCATCATTCGCAAGACGATCGGCGCCAAAGTCATCGCCATGACAGCGTGCCCGTGCGCCCAGGAGATCTCCAAGGAGACCGCGTTCAAGAAGCTGGCAGCGCTCGGCGTGGCCGACAACGTGATCGCAGAGTTCCTGGATGACATGCCCATGCCTACCCACAACCAGCGGGGCGTCGGCACCATCAAGATCGAGTCCGGGAATGACGTGAAAGTGTCAATAGAGGCGATCATCGACATCATCGAAAATTCCATGAGCTCCCAGATGTACGAGCTGCTCAAGAGAGAGGACGAGCGGTACGTAGTCCATTCCGCCCACAAGAACCCCAAGTTCGTGGAGGACTGCGTGAGGACAATGGCCAAGAACCTCGTCCGGAAGTTCCCCAGCCTGCCCGACGATGCGGTTATCACCATCGAGCAGGTCAACGAGGAGAGCATCCACCGCCACAATGCCTTTGCAGAGCGGATGGCTACCTTCGGTGAGCTGAAAAAAGAAATGCTGAGCAACGGTCCTGTTCTATAG
- a CDS encoding pantoate kinase — protein sequence MKARAFAPGHVTGFFVAREHEDPLKTGSCGAGLSLDDGVYTEVTLLPDGETRVLLNGVESEATTTRTLIDLLTDQPVLVNSRLSVPIGGGLGASAAGAMSTALALNQLLGLERTFNELCYAAHLAEVASGTGLGDVSGMSNGGVEIRLQPGTPFALDRIPTAPDYIYYVHFGPISTKGVLSDEQEKKLISLAGERCLKALLKKPTFEEFMRLSRKFAVDTGLISRRALDAVETAEAAGGLASMAMLGDTVFSTTADGLSEFGAVRRSRINLTGPVLVGDACQRDFFNMS from the coding sequence ATGAAGGCGAGGGCGTTCGCGCCGGGGCACGTTACCGGCTTCTTCGTGGCCAGAGAGCACGAGGACCCTTTGAAAACCGGCTCATGCGGAGCGGGGCTGTCCCTCGATGACGGCGTCTACACTGAGGTCACCCTGCTTCCCGACGGCGAGACGAGGGTCCTCCTGAATGGCGTGGAGAGCGAGGCGACGACCACCCGAACCCTTATTGATCTGCTCACCGATCAGCCTGTACTGGTCAATAGCCGCCTCTCGGTGCCGATCGGCGGCGGCCTTGGCGCCAGCGCTGCCGGGGCGATGAGCACGGCGCTGGCCCTGAACCAGCTGCTGGGGCTGGAGAGGACGTTTAACGAGCTGTGCTATGCCGCCCATCTGGCCGAAGTCGCCAGCGGTACAGGCCTCGGGGACGTTTCAGGCATGAGCAACGGCGGCGTCGAGATCAGGCTGCAGCCCGGCACTCCCTTTGCCCTCGACCGCATCCCGACGGCCCCTGACTACATCTATTACGTCCACTTCGGCCCTATTTCCACCAAAGGCGTGCTATCGGATGAGCAGGAGAAGAAGCTGATCAGCCTTGCCGGAGAGCGGTGCCTGAAAGCTCTGCTGAAGAAGCCCACGTTCGAAGAGTTCATGCGCCTGTCCAGGAAGTTCGCGGTCGACACGGGCCTGATCAGCCGCCGGGCGCTGGACGCGGTCGAGACTGCCGAGGCTGCCGGAGGCCTCGCTTCGATGGCCATGCTGGGCGACACGGTCTTTTCTACTACGGCAGACGGCCTCAGCGAATTCGGAGCCGTCAGGCGGTCCAGGATTAACCTGACCGGGCCTGTGCTCGTCGGCGATGCCTGCCAGAGGGACTTTTTTAACATGAGTTAA
- the spt4 gene encoding transcription elongation factor subunit Spt4 produces the protein MAKTKADAKSRKAGSNLKACRQCHNLLEGDVCPVCQSGALSEDWSGYVVIIDPARSEIAKLMNVKRPGKFALKVR, from the coding sequence ATGGCTAAGACTAAAGCAGACGCTAAATCCCGCAAGGCCGGCAGTAACCTGAAGGCTTGCAGGCAGTGTCACAATCTACTCGAAGGCGACGTTTGCCCCGTCTGCCAGTCCGGCGCACTGAGCGAGGACTGGAGCGGCTACGTGGTCATCATCGATCCGGCGAGGTCCGAGATCGCGAAGCTGATGAATGTCAAGCGGCCCGGCAAGTTTGCCTTGAAGGTGCGCTAA
- the ribB gene encoding 3,4-dihydroxy-2-butanone-4-phosphate synthase gives MIDDAIQALRKGQVILLYDYDNRERETDLVVPAEFTTPQIVYQLRRDAGGLMCVAIDPVACTKLGIPYIVDVLKYAGDSGNGFGAIESIYEKVGDIPYDSKSSFSLWVNHRKTYTGITDYDRSLTITKLADITKSALNGNKIPFGQEFRSPGHVPLLRCAPNLLKDRRGQTELSIVLARAAGVTPAMVMCEMLDGETGKALTKEDAKAYAKKHGLVFVEGTEVEELFKKMQSQN, from the coding sequence ATGATAGACGACGCTATACAGGCCCTCCGCAAGGGCCAAGTGATACTGCTTTACGACTACGACAACCGCGAACGCGAGACCGACCTGGTCGTCCCCGCAGAGTTCACCACCCCGCAGATCGTCTACCAGCTCCGCAGGGACGCCGGTGGCCTGATGTGCGTGGCCATCGACCCGGTCGCGTGCACGAAGCTGGGCATCCCGTATATCGTGGACGTGTTGAAGTACGCCGGAGACTCGGGCAACGGGTTCGGCGCCATCGAGTCGATCTACGAGAAGGTAGGCGACATTCCATATGACTCCAAGTCCTCGTTCTCGCTCTGGGTCAACCACCGCAAAACCTACACAGGCATCACCGACTACGACCGGTCGCTCACCATCACGAAGTTAGCCGACATCACAAAAAGCGCCCTCAACGGCAACAAGATCCCCTTCGGCCAGGAGTTCAGGTCGCCCGGCCACGTGCCGCTGCTGCGCTGTGCTCCCAACCTCCTGAAAGACAGGAGAGGCCAGACGGAGCTGTCCATCGTCCTCGCCAGGGCGGCAGGAGTCACTCCTGCGATGGTCATGTGCGAGATGCTGGACGGGGAAACCGGCAAGGCGCTCACCAAGGAAGATGCGAAGGCTTACGCTAAGAAGCACGGCCTCGTCTTCGTAGAGGGCACTGAGGTCGAAGAGCTCTTCAAGAAGATGCAGAGCCAGAACTAA
- a CDS encoding GTP-dependent dephospho-CoA kinase family protein yields the protein MIYKLTPALRDDLKTPFGTLYPGKGESCLAKVVKALDKPPKIISIGDVTTFYLIKAGVVPDMCLVDDQTMRLPVDHEVRKGTSHHTFKELRVSNPAGVVTQALMDLIKDNMSSTEPVRIFVDGEEDLAVIPACLYAPIGSAVIYGQPNEGVVVVRVTEEKRKETKALLDKMERVDE from the coding sequence TTGATCTATAAGTTGACGCCGGCGCTGCGCGATGACCTGAAGACCCCGTTCGGTACGCTGTACCCGGGCAAGGGCGAATCGTGCCTGGCGAAGGTAGTGAAAGCACTGGACAAACCCCCCAAGATCATCTCCATCGGGGACGTGACCACTTTCTACCTCATCAAAGCCGGTGTCGTGCCCGACATGTGCCTCGTCGACGACCAGACCATGCGTCTGCCGGTCGACCACGAGGTCCGCAAGGGCACTTCCCACCACACCTTCAAAGAGCTGCGAGTCAGCAACCCCGCTGGCGTCGTCACCCAGGCGCTCATGGACCTGATCAAGGACAACATGAGCTCGACAGAGCCCGTCCGCATCTTCGTGGACGGAGAGGAAGACCTGGCGGTCATACCCGCCTGCCTCTACGCGCCGATCGGCTCTGCCGTCATCTACGGCCAGCCCAACGAAGGCGTGGTCGTGGTCAGGGTGACCGAGGAAAAGCGGAAAGAGACAAAAGCTCTCCTGGACAAGATGGAGAGAGTAGACGAATAA
- a CDS encoding 2-phosphosulfolactate phosphatase, translated as MKCYTGPAGKADFLKAPEGLPVIIDVLRASSTIIVALASGARKVIPVEDEAEALRLGRELGAITIGERQGIKIKGFDHGNSPTELMASDLKGRTVVITTTNGTRVMVEGGIIASTLNAGAVADRIRSQPHAYLLASGSPLKSDEDLCAALLIENIAGRINGGENPERAVQAATESLEGKALLEGIRGSASGRKLTAYGSGRDVEMICTEINTYPLIPVYRNGAITLL; from the coding sequence ATGAAATGTTACACCGGCCCCGCCGGCAAAGCCGATTTTTTGAAGGCCCCTGAAGGCCTGCCTGTGATCATCGACGTCCTGCGGGCTTCTTCCACCATCATCGTCGCCCTCGCCTCGGGAGCCCGAAAGGTAATTCCGGTGGAGGACGAAGCTGAAGCCCTCCGGCTCGGCCGGGAACTGGGAGCGATCACCATCGGCGAGCGCCAGGGCATAAAAATCAAGGGTTTTGACCACGGCAATTCTCCGACCGAGCTGATGGCCTCCGATCTGAAGGGCAGGACGGTTGTGATCACCACGACCAACGGCACAAGAGTAATGGTCGAAGGCGGCATCATCGCCAGCACCCTCAACGCAGGAGCCGTGGCAGATCGAATCAGGTCGCAGCCCCACGCTTACCTGCTCGCCTCCGGCTCGCCCCTGAAATCAGATGAAGACCTGTGCGCCGCCCTGCTGATCGAGAACATCGCCGGCAGAATCAACGGAGGCGAAAACCCAGAAAGAGCCGTGCAGGCCGCCACAGAGTCGCTGGAGGGCAAAGCCCTGCTCGAGGGCATCAGAGGCTCTGCTTCGGGAAGAAAGCTGACAGCTTATGGCTCCGGCAGAGACGTGGAGATGATCTGTACTGAGATTAACACTTATCCTTTGATACCGGTTTACAGGAACGGAGCGATAACACTGCTGTAA
- a CDS encoding catalase, whose protein sequence is MSEQLKKATHIDVDEKSKLKDLEEFREYPEGQFLTTDQGVRVSETDMSLKAGERGPTLLEDFHFREKLTHFDHERIPERIVHARGTGAHGYFECYESMAEYTMASFLQEAGKKTPVFVRFSTVVGFRGSADTVRDARGFATKFYTEDGNYDLVGNNIPVFFIQDAIKFPDLVHSIKPEPDDEMPQASAAHDTFWDFVASHPENAHMIMWVLSDRGIPRSYRMMQGFGVNTFRFVNKQGKGRFVKFHWIPKLGVHSLVWDEAQKIAGKDPDYHRRDLYEAIEEGHYPEYELGVQIIEEEDEHKFDFDLLDATKIVPEEQVPLKIIGKLTLTSKPDNFFAEVEQVAFCPANVVPGIDFTNDPLLQGRLFSYLDTQLIRLGGPNFHEIPINRPLAPYHNNQRDGYHRMTINKGKSAYFPNTVGNGDPRPASREEHGYVHYTEKVEGKKIRARSDSFKDFFSQATLFWNSMTEPEKEHIVKAFHFEVGKVKSLEIRQRIADMFANVDPELGRMIAEGVSVKVPEAKAPQKKSRLDKSPALSQANKVPDTIESRKVAILAANGVNASHVEQLLKLLKEKGASAKVVSMTQGTLRGSGGGEVMVDKSYETTASVLFDAVFVPGGRESVEALKSQGSAVHFINEAFRHCKPIAATGEGVELLKASSIKGVKLSGEGEKGLVSDRGVVTAAETGDFGQFFEAFRKAIAQHRHWDREKKEMVPA, encoded by the coding sequence ATGAGCGAGCAGCTTAAAAAAGCCACACACATAGACGTCGACGAGAAGAGCAAGCTAAAGGATCTTGAGGAGTTCAGGGAGTACCCGGAGGGCCAGTTTCTGACTACTGACCAGGGCGTCAGAGTAAGCGAAACGGACATGTCCCTGAAGGCAGGTGAACGGGGGCCGACTCTGCTGGAGGATTTTCATTTCAGGGAGAAGCTCACCCATTTCGATCACGAGCGCATTCCAGAGCGTATTGTCCATGCCAGAGGTACGGGCGCTCACGGGTATTTCGAGTGCTACGAGTCGATGGCGGAGTACACGATGGCATCATTTTTGCAGGAAGCCGGTAAGAAGACTCCGGTTTTTGTCCGGTTTTCGACGGTTGTGGGGTTCAGGGGCTCGGCCGATACGGTGAGGGATGCCCGGGGCTTCGCCACCAAGTTCTATACCGAGGACGGCAACTACGACCTCGTTGGCAATAACATTCCCGTGTTCTTCATCCAGGACGCGATTAAGTTCCCCGACCTGGTCCACTCGATCAAGCCCGAGCCTGACGACGAGATGCCCCAGGCTTCCGCCGCTCACGATACCTTCTGGGACTTCGTGGCCAGCCATCCCGAGAACGCCCACATGATCATGTGGGTCCTTTCGGACAGAGGCATCCCGAGAAGCTACCGGATGATGCAGGGGTTCGGAGTCAACACGTTCAGGTTCGTCAACAAGCAGGGAAAAGGACGGTTTGTCAAGTTCCACTGGATACCGAAGCTGGGCGTTCACTCTCTAGTGTGGGACGAGGCTCAGAAGATAGCGGGGAAGGACCCGGACTACCACCGGCGGGACCTCTACGAGGCGATCGAAGAAGGCCATTACCCGGAGTATGAGCTCGGGGTGCAGATCATCGAGGAGGAGGACGAGCACAAGTTCGACTTCGATCTGCTGGACGCCACAAAGATTGTGCCGGAGGAGCAGGTGCCTCTGAAGATCATCGGCAAACTGACCCTGACATCAAAGCCCGATAACTTCTTCGCCGAGGTGGAGCAGGTGGCCTTCTGCCCCGCCAACGTGGTGCCGGGCATCGACTTCACCAACGATCCGCTATTGCAGGGACGGCTGTTCTCGTACCTGGACACCCAGCTGATCCGCCTTGGCGGTCCGAACTTTCACGAGATACCCATCAACAGGCCACTCGCCCCTTACCATAACAACCAGCGGGACGGCTACCACCGGATGACGATCAACAAGGGCAAGTCGGCCTACTTCCCTAACACCGTGGGCAACGGGGACCCCCGGCCGGCATCCCGTGAGGAGCACGGCTACGTCCACTATACCGAGAAGGTGGAGGGTAAGAAAATCCGGGCGAGGAGCGACAGCTTCAAGGACTTCTTCAGCCAGGCCACCCTGTTCTGGAACAGCATGACGGAGCCCGAGAAGGAGCATATCGTCAAGGCGTTCCACTTCGAGGTGGGCAAGGTGAAGAGCCTGGAGATCCGGCAGCGGATCGCCGACATGTTCGCTAACGTGGACCCGGAGCTCGGGCGGATGATCGCGGAAGGCGTGAGCGTGAAGGTGCCGGAGGCGAAAGCCCCGCAGAAGAAGAGCAGGCTGGATAAGTCTCCGGCGTTAAGCCAGGCGAATAAGGTTCCTGACACGATCGAGAGCCGGAAGGTCGCCATCCTCGCCGCCAACGGCGTTAACGCTTCCCATGTAGAGCAGCTCCTGAAGCTGCTGAAAGAAAAAGGCGCCAGCGCTAAAGTCGTCTCCATGACCCAGGGCACGCTCAGAGGATCCGGGGGTGGGGAGGTGATGGTGGACAAGAGCTACGAGACGACCGCCTCGGTCTTGTTCGACGCCGTCTTCGTGCCCGGAGGCAGGGAAAGCGTGGAGGCGCTGAAGAGCCAGGGCAGTGCCGTTCACTTCATCAACGAGGCGTTCAGGCACTGCAAGCCGATCGCGGCCACGGGAGAAGGCGTGGAGCTGTTGAAAGCTTCCAGCATCAAAGGCGTAAAACTCTCAGGTGAGGGCGAGAAAGGGCTGGTTTCTGACAGGGGCGTCGTCACAGCCGCAGAGACAGGGGACTTCGGCCAGTTCTTCGAGGCTTTCCGCAAGGCGATCGCCCAGCATCGCCACTGGGATCGGGAAAAGAAGGAGATGGTGCCGGCGTAG
- a CDS encoding DUF120 domain-containing protein has translation MEVETLKRLALMGANKEQVSLSSSIFATSLGMSPQTAARRLSALEEDGYITRVVTPEGQKVRITEKGITCLKSEYRDYCSIFEDGGAPVMRGKVVTGLGEGQYYISLDGYRNQFNDKLGFDPYPGTLNVRLTEPFIPAEHEAVVIAGFKGENRTFGGCKCYPVRIKGVRAAIIRPDRTSYPPNLIEIIAPIKLRESLGLRDGDEVEVTLE, from the coding sequence ATGGAAGTCGAGACGCTGAAGCGGCTGGCCCTGATGGGCGCGAACAAGGAGCAGGTGAGTCTCTCATCATCAATTTTCGCGACCTCGCTGGGCATGAGCCCCCAGACGGCGGCAAGGCGGCTGTCTGCCCTGGAAGAGGACGGGTACATCACCCGGGTCGTCACTCCGGAGGGCCAGAAGGTCCGGATCACGGAAAAGGGCATCACGTGCCTGAAGTCCGAGTACCGGGACTACTGCAGCATCTTCGAAGACGGCGGCGCCCCCGTCATGAGGGGCAAAGTGGTCACGGGCCTGGGCGAGGGCCAGTACTACATTTCGCTGGACGGCTACCGTAACCAGTTCAACGATAAGCTCGGCTTCGACCCGTACCCGGGGACCCTGAACGTCCGCCTGACGGAGCCCTTCATCCCGGCCGAGCACGAAGCGGTCGTGATAGCCGGCTTCAAAGGAGAGAACCGGACCTTCGGGGGATGCAAGTGCTACCCCGTAAGGATCAAAGGAGTCAGGGCAGCCATTATCCGCCCGGACAGGACGAGCTACCCGCCCAACCTGATAGAGATCATAGCTCCGATCAAACTGAGAGAGTCGCTCGGCCTCCGGGACGGCGACGAAGTAGAGGTGACGCTGGAATGA
- the coaBC gene encoding bifunctional phosphopantothenoylcysteine decarboxylase/phosphopantothenate--cysteine ligase CoaBC: MTLDVSHPTLDLTGTVSDSLKGKKIVLAVTGSIAAVETVRLARELIRRGAVVQAVMSQAAQTIIHPYALQYATGRAVITEITGDVEHVALCGERKEAYDLLLIAPCTANTIGKIASGVDDTPVTTFATTAIGSKIPVLIVPAMHGSMYDHLIVRQNIRKLEDMGIKFLMPKREEHIAKIPDNAEVVLNVERVLSRSPLRGKRVLITSGPNFEEIDPIRVLTSRSTGRMGVELALEAFRQGAEVTVVHKDSIGVPGIRDVFAESAGDMMAAVLGELKKGYDIYVSAAAISDFTVEKAPDKISSAGSLTITLQPTPKILDRVRHDYPGLFIVAFKADTVDENELVSRAERRLEESGANLIVANRFGGVRDSSVNDVFIIRYEVPTARVTGKKSVIAGAILKAVSEYFK; encoded by the coding sequence ATGACTCTCGATGTCTCTCACCCCACGCTTGATCTGACCGGCACTGTCAGCGATTCTCTGAAAGGCAAGAAGATCGTGTTAGCGGTGACGGGCAGCATTGCGGCCGTCGAAACGGTCAGGCTGGCGAGAGAACTCATTCGTAGGGGAGCCGTCGTCCAGGCAGTGATGAGTCAGGCGGCGCAGACGATCATTCACCCGTATGCGCTCCAGTATGCGACTGGCAGGGCGGTCATCACTGAGATTACCGGGGACGTGGAGCACGTCGCCCTGTGCGGCGAGCGCAAGGAGGCTTACGATTTACTGCTTATTGCCCCGTGCACGGCGAACACCATCGGCAAGATCGCCTCCGGGGTCGATGATACTCCGGTCACGACGTTCGCCACCACGGCCATCGGGTCGAAGATTCCGGTGCTGATCGTGCCGGCCATGCATGGCTCCATGTATGATCACCTGATCGTCAGGCAGAACATCAGGAAGCTGGAAGACATGGGTATCAAATTCCTGATGCCGAAGCGGGAGGAGCACATCGCCAAGATTCCGGACAACGCCGAGGTCGTGCTCAATGTCGAGCGGGTGCTCTCCAGGTCTCCGCTCCGGGGCAAGAGGGTGCTGATCACCAGCGGCCCCAACTTCGAGGAGATCGACCCGATCCGGGTGCTGACGAGCCGGAGCACCGGGAGGATGGGCGTCGAGCTGGCGCTGGAAGCGTTCCGGCAGGGGGCGGAGGTCACGGTGGTCCACAAGGACAGTATTGGCGTGCCTGGCATCCGGGACGTGTTTGCGGAGAGTGCCGGGGACATGATGGCAGCCGTCCTCGGCGAGCTTAAGAAGGGCTACGACATTTACGTCAGCGCTGCTGCCATCTCCGATTTCACCGTGGAGAAGGCGCCTGATAAGATCAGCTCTGCGGGCTCGCTCACGATCACGCTGCAGCCTACCCCGAAGATCCTTGACAGGGTGAGGCACGATTATCCGGGCCTGTTCATCGTGGCCTTCAAGGCCGACACGGTTGATGAGAATGAGCTGGTGAGTCGGGCTGAGCGCCGGCTGGAGGAGTCGGGGGCCAACCTGATCGTGGCCAACCGGTTCGGCGGTGTCCGGGACTCCTCGGTCAACGACGTGTTCATCATCCGGTACGAAGTCCCGACGGCGAGGGTTACAGGGAAGAAGAGCGTGATCGCCGGAGCGATCCTGAAGGCAGTTTCGGAGTATTTCAAATGA
- a CDS encoding class I SAM-dependent methyltransferase, giving the protein MPDQHPESNNDVTAEVEYLGVDDETGADLERKAELDAIADSIRQTLKGRRVLEVACGTGYWTKIAAEVAAHVVALDISPKMLAVAQSRALPPESVEFCVHDAYELASVQGSYDAGLAIFWLSHVPRDRVEKFLGGFHNRLGEGSVVFMADRLYTPKTGGTLMVKRGSPDTFRLRRMPDGSMGEIIVNYYDDSSLQPLLALYAEDLEISAGESFWWLRYRVKNRVKNIK; this is encoded by the coding sequence ATGCCGGACCAGCACCCCGAGAGTAATAATGATGTCACCGCAGAAGTGGAATATCTCGGCGTCGACGATGAGACCGGGGCCGATCTGGAGCGGAAGGCTGAACTGGATGCCATCGCTGACTCGATTCGGCAAACTCTTAAAGGACGCCGAGTGCTGGAGGTGGCGTGCGGCACGGGGTACTGGACGAAGATCGCGGCGGAGGTGGCCGCTCACGTGGTGGCGCTGGACATCTCGCCGAAGATGCTGGCAGTCGCCCAATCCAGGGCACTGCCCCCGGAGAGCGTGGAGTTCTGCGTGCATGACGCCTATGAGCTGGCCTCAGTACAGGGATCGTACGACGCCGGCCTCGCCATATTCTGGCTGTCACATGTGCCCAGAGATAGAGTGGAAAAATTTCTCGGAGGTTTCCACAATCGCCTCGGAGAGGGCTCGGTGGTGTTCATGGCGGACAGACTCTACACGCCAAAGACAGGGGGTACTCTTATGGTAAAAAGGGGCAGCCCGGATACGTTCAGGCTGAGGCGGATGCCCGACGGCAGCATGGGGGAGATCATAGTGAACTACTATGATGACAGCTCGCTTCAGCCCCTGCTGGCGCTTTACGCTGAAGATCTCGAGATCAGCGCGGGCGAGAGTTTCTGGTGGCTGCGGTACAGGGTGAAAAACAGGGTGAAAAACATCAAATAG